TCGGCACCATGATCACGGTCGGGCGCTTGACCGGATTGGGCCCGGCGGCGCGGGCGAGGCGCGGCAGCAGGCCGCCGAGCACGGCGCCGATCTCGGCGAGGCGCTGCGAGGCTTCGCCAGCGCCCTTCTCCAGGGCTGCGCGCGCGAGCTTCAGCATCAGCCGGCGCGTCCCGGCCTTGTCGGGCCCGTCGATCGCGAGTTGCAGGCCCGGCCGCTGCGTGACATCAGCCAGTGCCGGTTCGTTCTGGGCGACATAGAGGCCCGTCGGGTCGCCGTCCGGCTTCACCTCGGCAAGGACGATGTCGAAGGTCTCGTCGGTTGCATCCACATCCCAACGGTAGCGCGTCCCGGAGGCCTGCGCTTTCTCGCTGAGATGATTGGCGAGGCGTGCCTTGGCCTGCTTCACCGCATTGCGCAGCCAGCTGCGCGCCGCCAGCGCGGCAGCGTCCTCGCGCTGGATGGCGCGGGCGAGTGAGGCTTCGGCGAAGGCCGGCTGCCAATGCGCGTCCTGCCCGTCCATCGCCCGGTCGATCAGGGTCGCGGCGATGCCGGTCAGCGCCTCGTCGATCAGGTCGCCGCCGACGGGCAGGCCGAAGGTGGCGAGCGTCGCATGGCTCAATCGGTCGCCGTCGCGGCGCAGGGAGGCGAGCGCGACGTCGCTGGTGCCGCCGCCGATGTCGAGCGTGACCAGCAGCGCCTCGCTTTGGTCCGGCACGGCGGCGCGCACCTCCGGCAGGCTGGCGACATAGCGCGCCGCCGCAACGGCTTCGGGTACGGTGACGGCGGCGTCGGGGAAGCTGGTCGTGCCGGGGTAGAGGCGTTCCAATCGCTGCGAGAAGAGTTCGAGCGCGGCGCGGTAGCGCGAGGCGATCTCGTCGCCGATGCCGCTCGGGCAGGAGACCAGGATGCGCGGCACCACCGGCGGCGGCGCATGGTCCTCGACCCGCAGGCGGTCCTCGCCAAGACGCAGCACATAGAGATCGACCAGCTCGTCGAGCACGTCGGCGACCAAAGGCGCAATCTCGACGGTGTTGGTGGCGACGACCCGGTCGGCTGCGGCGTCGTAGCGGTGCACTTGCTCGTTCAGCGTCAGCGAGACTGCACCGGAGGTCAGCGCGTGCTTCAACGAGTCGATCCGCTTGCCGCCCTCGGGTAGTCCGGGCTGCGGCGGCGGGGCAGGGGCGGAGACATCGTAACGCCGTGCGAAAGCCTTGAGCCGGCGCGCCACGCTGACGCGATCGGAGCCGACCAACGCGAGGTCCGGCAGGCTGTGCGGCGCGTGGTCGGCGCGCAGATTGTTGCCGGAGTCGAGCCCGACATGGCTTGGGATCAGCGGCGCGGCGCCGGCGTCCTGCAGGGCCGCCTCGCCATGGCGCGGGTCGACATGGGCGGCGAGCCAGGTTCCGAGCGCGAGCGGCCTGATCTCGGTCGCCCGGCCGGCGGCACGTGGCGCTCCGGACCAGATCGAGGTGGCGGAGGCTCCGAGATCGATGCAGATCGGCAGGCGGTGGACGCGGCGGCTGTAGCGCAGCGGCAGGCTCGCCTGCGCGAAGGCCTTACCACCCTCGTCGCCGGCCTTGATCGCGAGCGAGATGGTGATCTCGCCGCGCAGCACATTGGCGCCGCTGGTGCGCACGGCGCGCGACAGGGTCGAGGTCAGGTTCTGCATCGGCACGACAGCGCGGCCGCGCCGGCCGAAATCGCCCTCGCGCACGATCTCGAGCGGGAAGGGCGTCGGCGGCTCGGCGATCTCGCTCTCGCCCATGCGGCTCGTGACCTCGACCGTCAGCGGCGCGGTCCGGGTCAGCGGCCAGCGGCGCAGATCGATCACCAGCCCGTCGCAGCGCACGATCGAGGTCTCGTCGTCCGGGTCGACCTCGGCATTGAGGCCGCTCGTGATCTCGAACTGCGCGCTGCCGCCGAGTGGGCAGGTGAAATGCTGCCCTGCGATCGTCAGCGCGACCTCGCCGCGGTTCTGGCTGCGGATCGGCACCGAGCGGGATTCGAGCGCGCTCGACCAGGGTTTGGCCGGGCCGTCGGGATCATGGCCGGCGCCGTCCTGGCCGACCCAGCCGCCGAGCTTCGCTGTGAGCCGGACTTGCAACGGCGCCTTCGGATTGGCCTGGATCGTCTCGTCGACGAAATCGAGCACGGCGTCGCGCGTCAGCGTCACGTCGAGGCGCACCTCCTGGCCGGCCAGCGCCGGCGCGTCGGCGAGCCAGATCAGGTGCCGGCTGGTCGCGGTACCGCTGTCCGGAAAGCGCCTGAGCGAGACCGAATGATCCATCGGCGCGGCGACGCCTAACGAGAGATGCTGAGCCCTGAGGCCGAAGCAGCTCGCCTCAAGGGTCAGCCCGCGCCGGCCTTCGAGCACGATGTCTTTCGGGATATCGATCGCGATCTGGCCGATGGCGAGCAATTTGCCGGCTTGCAGGGAATCCAGGTCGATCTCGACCGGCTCGATGCGCCATTCCGGCTGCGAGGCGCCGGCGAGCGCCGCGATCTTCAGGAGGCGCCGCGGCGAGGCGCGGGTGCCGCTCGCCGTCTCGACGATGGTCGAAAAGGCGATTTCGAGGCTGGCGTCGCTATCGGCATCGGCCTGGGCCCGGTGGTTCGCCACTGCCCGCATCACCGCCTCGCGTCGCAAACCGAGCACCAGGCGCTCTCCGGCCCGGATCGCGGCCTTGTCGAGCAGGCTGTTGCCTTGCAGCCAGCCGATATCGATGCCGCTGGCGAGGCTGGGCGCATGCGAGACCAGCGACACCGTCACGGCCTTGACCATGTCTTCCGGCGCCTCGAAGGCGAGGAGGTCGATCAGATCGCCGCTGCGGTCGAGCGCGATGGTCGCGGCAAAGCTCCCCAGCCGGGTCTCGAGATTGTAGCAGGGCAAGCTGGTCATGCGTCCTGCCTCGAAGCGGTGGCTGCGGCACCGGCTGCAAGCGCAACGCCCCAGTGATGATCGAGGCCGGTCAAGGCGGCGGCCGCGGCGAGGTAGCGTGGCAGCATGTCGCCGGCACCGGCCCTGAGCCGACGATAGGCGGCGCCGAAGCCGGTATCCCGGGGATCGGCGAGCGCGCGGGCGGCGAAGGGTATCTCGGCGAAGGCGGCGTCGGCTTCGCGCAGCACCATCTGCGCCAACAGCAGGCGGCTATAATTTTCGAGTGTCGCGCGGAGCGTTTTGCTGCGCCCCTTCGCGTCACTTGCGGGACCGAGCAATGCATCGATCTGTGCCGTGAGGCCGGCCAGAGCCGGAGCGAGGCTCTCGACATGCATCAGAGAGCCGGCGAAATGGCGGCTCGTCGCCGTGAGGCGCTGCGCGCCGCGCACGGGATCGCCGCCGCGATGGGCGCGTGCGGCAAGGTCCGGATACCCCGCCACCTGTTCCCAGGCCCGAATGAGATCAGCGGCTGCGAGCGCCTGCTCGACCTCGCGTCGCAAGCCGGCGAAATGGCCGTGCAGCAGGATGATCTCGCCCGGCGTCACTTCGCCGAGCCGCCGGGCCAGCTCATCGGTGATCGCCGCCGGCTGGCTCGCTTGCTGCGCGGCTTCGCCAAGCTCGCTGCGCATGCGAGCGACCGCTTCGAGGCCCGGTGCCGGCTGCCGTTGCGGCTGGCGTCGCAAGTCGAGCAGAAGGGTGTCCAGCGGCGACAGCCGGCGCTGGCCGCTACGCGCGGCGGCGTCCGCCACCGCCTGTTCGACTTCGGTGGCAAGGCTGGCGTTGAGCCAGCCCTGATGGGCACTCGCGGCAACGTCGTGCAGCAGGCGCATCGCCCGTCGGTCATGGCCAGCGAGTGCCATCGCTTCGCGGGCGAGCACTTGCGGGAGATTGGGGTCCTCGTACCAGGCGAGCAGCCGCTCCAGCGTCGCCTCTTCGCGGGCGGTTCCGGGTAGAGGCAAAGCGAGGCGCACGGCGCAGGCGCGTCTCGCCAGCTGTGGCTGTGCGATCGCCCGCAGCAGCATGGCGATCTGCTCGTCGAGCGTGCGTTCGCCGAGCTCGTCCGTCCGCGCCGGATCGATACCGGCGGTCGCCGCCAGCGCGTCGAGCAGACTTGCCGGTGCGGCGTCCTTGGCGCGCCCGTCGAGCCGCGCGAACGGCCCGACGGGCGCGTGCGTCGCGCGTCCGGATATCTCGTCCAGCATGGTAGCAAGTCGCGCCGGCTGGAGAGCGCTCGTGGCGCGCCACAGCCCATCGGCCAGTCGTCCTGCGGCGAGCGCGAGATCATCATGCAGCGGAGCGCTGTTTCCGGCCTCTGCGACGACCAGGGCGTTGCCGCCGCTTGCGCCGAGCGTCAATTCGGTCGCGGTCGAGGCGGCATAGCCCTGGCGGTGCGAGGTCACGGCGAAGGCCCCACCCTGCCAGCGCAGTGTCATCGGCGCACCGCTGATCGCCTCGCCTTCGCCAGCCCACGTCAGCTGGCGGCGCGGCGCGGCGAAGACGATGATCTCGTCACCCTCCACCCAATCAGGCAGAGCGATGCCAGCGCTGCCGTCGGCCTTAGCCTGCGGACGGAGCATGCGAAAGCCGCGGCGCAGCGCGGCAAGACGGCCAAGGCCGGTCGCATCGACGTCGCGCTGGTCGGTGAGCGAGGCGGCGAGCAGGTCGAGCTCGGTCTCGATGGCGAGCCGAAGTTCCTGATCGATCTGGCCCAGCGCCTGCCTGGCCTCGCGCATCGCTGCCGGCAGATGCGCCACCAGAAGCCCCTCGGACGCAGCCTCGGCATCGTCGCCGCTGAAGGAGAGCGTCAGCCCTTCCGCCGAGCCGCTACGGATCGCGACCATCTGGGTCAGGGCAGCTCGCTCATCCTCGGGATTGAGGAAGGGGCCGACCAGCAGACGAAAGCCTTCGGCCTCCGAGCCGCTGGCCTGGTTGAAGCCCGAGGCCAGCACCGCATTCTCTGCGTCGGATTGTACGCCGGCCGGCTCGCTTTGCAGCGCGAGCGCCCCGTCGGCGTCACGATGAACCCGCATCAGCGATAGGCCCGGGGTGCGCCGGTCCGCGTCAGTGAGCGAAAGCCTTTCGTCGAGCTGGGCGGGAATCGCAGTTAGCCGGCCATCCGCGTTCAACGTCACGGCATGGAGGGCTCGGCTTCCCGCCGGCAGCTTGCCGTGCAGCGGCGCGGTTCCTGCGTCGGCGGCGGCGATCAGGCTGATACGCCCCCCGGCCTCCTCGGCCGCAAGGAAACGGATCGGAGCGCTTTGTCGCCAGATCGCGGCGACATGGCGCGAGCCGTCCCAGATGATAGCGACAGGCGCCACGGAGGAAGTCACGAAAACAGGCTCCGGGAAAGACGAATGAGGCGGGATGACGCAGGGCGACCTTGCGCGATGGTCCGGCGTCTTGCAAGAGATGCTCTGGGGCCGACATTCGTTGTACGGGCCTGATCTTGCGGCCGGCTGGCTGCGACTTCCGAGACCTGCCAAGCCGGCTTGCTGGAGAGGGCGGCGCGTATGTTGACACGGAGCGGGATGCGATGACGGCGGAATCGGTTTGCTTTGCCGCCTTGCCGGCCGCCTTGCCGGTCACGCTCTTCCAGGCGGCTGCCGGCGAGGGCGTCGCGACCCGCACGCTGGCACTGTCGGATTCCTCGGATGGATCGCCGCGCACGATTGCGGCAAGCTTCCTCGCGCCGCGCGTGCTGCCGCGCCTGTTCCGTGAGTCGGCTCAGGCCGCCTCGGAGGCGCAGGCGGCATTGACGGGCGCCGGGCGGCTGATCGTCCTGCTGCCGGCCGGCCGCTATGACGATGGTGTCTGGGCCCCGATCATCGAGCGCATCCTGCTCGGCCTCGATAGCGCTGCGGCGCGTCCGCGCGAGATCGCTTTCGCCTGGAGCGGGCTCGAACCCTTCCTGGCTCCCCTTCGGGCGTCGTGCACAGGATGTCTGGAGCGATCCACGCCTCGTCCCGGCGCTGCTCGGCGTGCTGGAACGCTCCGCTCGCTCCCTCACCTCCGTGCTCGAAGCGGCCAAGGACGTTCGCCGCGGCCTGATCAGGTTCGAGCCTGCGGGCGAAGGAGCAGGGCCGGCGCAGGCGGCGCTCGCGCTGGCCTGAACGCATAGGCGGGCGGCTACTTCCAGACCAACGCGTTGGCGAGGTCGCGCCGGCCGCATTCCAGCGACATGGCGTTGACGGCGGCGCGGTAGCCCTGCATCGAATAGACCACATGGGCCGGGCGCCCCTCGGGCGTGGTGCCGCTGATCTCCAGCGTCGTGCCTCGATTGTAGCCGGCGACCGCGTCCATATCGAGGATCGGCTGGCCGTTCGAACCTTGTTTCATCGGGCGGATGAAGTTGCCGGAAGCGGTCGGGGCGGCATTGAGCCGGCGCGTCGCGCCGCCCTCGTTGATCACGGCCTCGAACGGCGCGCCGGGCTTGTAATAGCGCTTGTCCTCGATCAGGTGCTGGAGATCGTTGGTCCCGCCGCTGCTGGCCTGCAGCAGGATGAAGGGCGCCTGTTCGCGCCAATAGCGCGGTGATGCCTGCTGCGCAGCGGTATAGGCGAAGCAGGTGCGCTGGCCGGTGCGCGGGTCCTCGGAGACGCTGGCGTACCAGTCCTGGAACCGGCGCAGCAGCCTGCCGGGCGCTTCGGGCACCAGCATGTCCTTGGTGTCGACCGCGCGAGCCCGCAGCTGGAAGTCCTGCGCGACGGGGCCGGCGCTGCCGACCCGGATCGTGTATTCGCCGGCGCCGAGCTTGTAGCGCCGCAGGTTCGGGCGGCTCGGATTGGCGATGTGGATGGTCTTCATCGGGGTGTTGTTGCGGCCGAGCACGTCCACGGGCACGGTCGGGTGCGGACCACGGACGCTGCCGGTCGGAATATCGACCTCGACATAGGATTCCTGCGCGACCAGGAAGGGATATTGCTGCAGCGCCCGGCCGCCTTCGATGCGCGCATTGATCCGCATCGGCGTCTGGTCGAGCCGCGGCGTCTGAGCCTCCGGGCCGAGCGCAGCCCATTGCTGCATCGTCGGCAGCTCGTCGAGCGTGACCAGCCCGTCCTCGGAGACGGGCGTCGTGTCCCTGCGGTTGACGCTGACCGAAATCCGGTAGCCCAGCGGGCGTGGATCGACGGTGACCATGCCGTCCCAGCGCTTGTCCTCGGCGCTGGCGGGGTCGTGCGCGATCACGAGCGTGACATGGCGCGCGGCCCGGATCTTGGTCTCCCGCTCCTCGGCATTCTGCTTGCTGAGTGCGCGCCGCAGCTTGTCGGAGAAGAACTCCTGCCAGCCGGGGCTGACGGGCAACCCGCTCAGCATCCTGACGGAGAGCGTGACGGGATTGGAGGTGTCGACCGAGGCTTGCCAGACGCCGGCGGCGACACGGTTGAAAAGCTCGTCGGTAGAGCTGTACTCCTCGCCGATGAAATCCTGCGAGACGGTGAAGGGGTCGAGGCTCGGCGAGCAGCTCTCATAGCCGTTCCAGCCATGCGCCGACAGATTGAAGCGCGCCGCCGCGCCGACCTTCTGGCCCGATGCGCGGACTTCGATCTGGATCTTGCTGAGCTGTTCCTTGTTGTCGCCCGCCATCGGGTTGTCGAGGACCCCGGTGTCGACGATGCCCTTGATCGGGTCGATGTCGAGCCAGGGCGCCATCGAGACCCCGGGAATGTTCGAGAACGCAGCCCGAATCTGCTGCATGATATTGTTGCCCTGGTCGGTCGTGAAGGCGTCGCGGGTCGCAGGGCGCGAGGCTATGCCGATGGCGACCGGCAGCTTGAGCTGCGGGCATTGCTGCTGGATGCGCTGCCAGAGGAGCTGGGCGGCGGAGCCGAACGGGTTGTACGGGTCGAACCCGGCCATCATCTGCGTCTGCGCCGTAACCCCCACCGGCGATGCCGCCGTGAGGCAGGCAACCGTCAGGCAAAGGATCCGTCTCGTCAGCGCTCGCGCAGTCATCTCGGTTCGATACTCATGGGGTCCCCCTCGCATGCGAGGGAGGACCGGTTCTCATTCCGTCTCGGCTCAGATGCCAGACGCTTCGTTCGTCGCCAGATTGACCTCGACCTGGTCGGTGCCGGCGGCCTTGCCTTCGCGGGTCACGCTGCGCTCGACGACGCGGATGCGCTGGCCCTGGCTGTTGTTGTAGGTGCGGACGGTGCGGGCGCGGACGGTGACGGCCTGGCCGCTCGAATTGCGGAAGCGCTGGACGTTCGAGCCGCCCGAGCGTGCGGCGATGTAGGCCGCCTCGCGAGCGCGCTCCTTCTCGATCGCGTCGGCGATCACCAGGCCGGCAACGCCGCCGATCAAGGCGCCGATCAGGGCACCGCGGCCGCCGCCGACTGCGCCGCCGAGCAGAGCGCCGGCACCGGCGCCCATTGCGCCGCCCGCAGCGACACGTTCCTGCGACCCGGTGCAGCCGCCGAGCAGGAGCGCGCCCGCGACGAGGATGGTTCCGGCCTTCATGGTCTTGGCATGCATCACGTCACCCCAGTAAAAGGTTGTTTCCAAAATCCATGGCGCCTGCAATCTGTCAGCTCTTGCATCCGGCAGAGCGAGTTTCGCAAAACCCGGGCAAGACCATACGGCGCCACACCCGGCATCTCTTCCATATTGGCCATTTCTGGGCAAGGGCCAGCGCAGTTTGTGACAATTTCGACAATCTTTAAAATGTTCGCACGCCATAACCCGCCGTGAAAGCCAAGAAAAACCGGGACTGAAGGGCTGCCGCACAGCCGCTGCTCCGCCGCATCGACCATCGGCGGTGCGATATC
This sequence is a window from Bosea vestrisii. Protein-coding genes within it:
- a CDS encoding glycine zipper domain-containing protein, giving the protein MHAKTMKAGTILVAGALLLGGCTGSQERVAAGGAMGAGAGALLGGAVGGGRGALIGALIGGVAGLVIADAIEKERAREAAYIAARSGGSNVQRFRNSSGQAVTVRARTVRTYNNSQGQRIRVVERSVTREGKAAGTDQVEVNLATNEASGI